Below is a window of Nitrospirota bacterium DNA.
GACGCATGCATAAGGTGTTGTTGATTTGTTTTTCATATCTGATATACTTGAGGCTAAAAGCAGCACACGGGATTTGAATGGTTAAGGTGAAAATGGGAAAAAGGGCCATAAAGCTTGTTGCGGTAATTTTTCTATTGTGCATTGTGTATTCCTGCTCCTGGTCGCCGTCAGATGAAGAGGCGGTTGAGCTTGTCAAGAATTACTACCTTTTCTACTATGAAGGGAAACAGGCTGACGTCGAGATCTTAATGCGCGGTGGTTATATCAAGGAATGTGAGTGCTACTCCATATTGTTTCAGATAACCCTCCCTGAGCGGGAAAGCTTCAAGAAGACATTTTATTTTTATAAATCCGAATACGGAAAAGTTGAAGTCAGTGAATTTCAGCCCAAGGCCTCATCACGATAACCAAAACTAATCACGCTGGTGACATTTATTGCAGAGCTGCCTCTGATAGCCGCCAAATTCGGCAACGATATTCCTGCCATAGTAGCTGTGCGTTATCTCATTTCCGGTTACGCCGCCGTCACCTTCCTGCGGATGTGAATCGGCAAGGAAAGTAGTCTGAAAATCCCACCTGCCGAGATGCTGAAACGCTGCGGCATGGGCCCTGTGACAAGTCAGGCACATGACATTTGCATTTCCGCCCATGTCAGGCCCCGATGTGCTTGACGGGTCAAGAAGGGTCTTGTCTGTTGTGCCTGATTCAAACGGCACCAACGACAGATAAGCGGTTGCCTTTATGCCGGACACATCTCCGGTTCTTACGTATGAATTATAGTTGGAAATGACAGCGCTGCCCAGTTTTGAGCTGTTGTCTGCAGGGTGTTTGTTGCCGCTACTCAAAAGATCACTGTGACAATTCCCGCACCATTCGGACATGCCGGAGCCGTAGGCCGTGTGATTAGAGTCTGTCTCGGTCCAGTTTTTTGAATTTGCAACAGCAACCGGAGCAGGATAGATAAATGCAACGCCGGCCTGATTGCCGCCGCTATAGCCGGCCCCGCCAAGCAGTCTGAAATTGCCTGCGATCGTCCCGTCAGGCGCTGTTTCTCCATAGGAGCCGGAGATGGAAATTGCGCGGGTGTTGCCGGAATTCCCTGTTGTTGTTCCGTGCGCATTATGACAGCTCGTGCATCCCATTGCGGCTGCGGAATACACGCCTCCCGATGCGGAGGTCATGGCCTGGTCCTCACGCAGGCCGTAATCGGATGCGACAACATTGTGACCGTGGCTGTCTCCATCGCTTTTGTACGGCATATTGTTGACAATGAATGTAAAGGTCTTTTTCAGCCAGTAGAAATCCCCGCCGGGAGTGTATATCGAACCGTCGCCGCTTAACACATTGTACAATTTGCCCTGCCCGGCATGACAGAGCAGGCAGGTGGAGCTTGGGTCTGGACCCCTGAGCATGTACATTCTTGCATTGGCATTCAGGTCTGTGTCATTAATCTGTGCGATCTCAGGATTGTGCTGTATATGACATCCCTCGCAGTAGCCCACTCCGCCTTCGTGAAACGCATAAACAAATCCTGACAGCATAAAAGTGATCAGGGTTGCCGTTATGAAGGCTGATAATATGCTTAGTGCTTTCTTCATTTTTCTTATGACCTCTTGCAAGCACTATATAGAATAAATATCACAAAACAACCGGCTTAACAAGAAGTTTTATATCCGGATATATTATCCGTGCCATTGCCGCTGAAATTTCTTTCTAACATTCTATCGGTATTCGCATCAGTGAACTGAAGAGGCGGCGGCAGGTTTTCAGGATATAAAAAGGCCCGGGGGAGCGACAGAAGGTATTGATAGAAAATGGAGCGAATATTTTATACTACAGGCCTCACAGAATAATTTGTGCCAGCTCCCCGCACCACACGTCATATCCCTTACCGCTCAGATGCACGCCGTCGTCAAGCAAATATTCCTTTACCGGTTTCCCCTGATCATCAATAAAAAGTTTATACAGGTCCAGAAATTCAACACCTGTGTCTTTGGCAAGGGCTTTGATGGAACTGTTTACGCTCCTGATAGATTCATCCGCTATGAAATCTACAAGGACGGGCAGGAGGCTGTGAATAAATGTCCGGGCGTTTGGATAAGCAGAGGACAATTTATTTATTATCTGCCTGTAGGGGCCGAGGAAATCAAAATCCTCCATTGCAACATTGTTGATCCCGGTCATGATGAAAATCAGGTCAGCGTCAGGATGTGTCTCGATTGTCCTCCCTGTCCTTGCAAGCAGTCCTTCTACCGACTCTCCGGCAACGCCGAGGTTTGCAACGTTGTGCCGGGGAAATCTTTTCTGCCAGTCAAAGAATTCTATAAGAGAATGCCCGAGAAAAAGGACGTTCATATCAGAAATAGAAGTGGGCCCCCAGGGCTACGAATTCAATGATATTGTCATGAAACTGCCCGTTGGGGGAATTCCCGTTGTAATACTCCATCATAAACTGCAGTTTGTTCCAGAGGGTCTTCTCACTTTCAAGCTGTACGCCCATGCGCAATGAGGTTTCATTGTGCCAGTTGTTTTCCTGCCTGTTCTTGAAATCAATTCCCGCGACCGGCCTGAACCAGCCGTGTAAATACGCACGGGGGCTTCTGTATTCAAACCCGTATTGCACCGCCCAGCGCTTGAGGTCTTTAGGGTCAGGGCTGAATATATATTCTACGCCCCCGTAAACACGGTACGGTCCTTTAATGTCATACGAAAGTATCGTTTGCACGGCCTCATAACTGAAATTCTCCCTGTCCACATTATTGTGGAGGATAAACTCATCGCCGATATGAGAGCTGTTATGGTAAATACTGAAAAGACCCGACAGGGCGTTACGGCGATAGAAGAATGTGACCCCTCCCCTGTAATCTTCGTTAATAAGGTCCCATGAAGCAGTGTCCAGATCATGGATTATAAAACCGGCGGCCTGAATCGCCACCTGCCACCGTCCGCCGAAAAGCCCGTCATCCGTGTATAAAGGAAGTGTCTCGCCAAAACTCGCCGCAAAGAGATGAGTGAATTCTTTATCATGCAGATAATTTTGATAAGACATGGAGAAATGCGGCCAGCGCGGGTCGGCGATCAACGGGGCGAATAACGTCTCTTTATTATTGGCAGTATGCCTGACAGGCGGCTCCGTTTCCAAAGGTTGCGCGGCAGGCTGAGCTCCGTCCTGTATCATAACCTCTTTAACGCCTTTAATTTTTGATAATGCTGCCGCCACCTTGTCCCTGTCGGCGTTTGTAATATCCTCAGACCTCAAAATAATCGTCCCGTCTCTGACATCAAGGGAGGCAGGGGCCAGGCCGAATTCCCTTTCGAGTACTGCTGAGGCATATCCTTTGATAAAGACGTCGTCAGCGAAAACCGGAGACGCGCTTAATAAAACCAATGCGCAAAAAATGATGACAGCTTGCAGGAAACGACAGTAATTAGTATGCATATCTTTCAGTCCGCCTTTTTACATTAACTTTATAATGAAACTGCACGGCGTTGGCCGGTAAAAAAATTGAAGCCTATTTTAACAAATCCATCAAAAATCTTTCCCCGGGTCAGGCCGCGACCCCGCCCGATATAATGAATGACATGACGTCACCGCTTTCAGCGCATAACGGCGTTACCTGCTCTTTTGATACAATAATAAGGTTCCCCGCAAAGTTGTACGACTGCGGAAGATAGACGGCAACCTTGTCTGTCAAACCCAAATTCTCCAGGCTTTCCCTCGTCATAAAGCCGATGAGCATGATGTTGCTGTGAGGTGAAGGCTGTACCAGCACCGGTTTGTTAAAACTTTTCTTGTCCCCGACAAACGCGTTCGTCAAATCCCTGATGGCCGTGTAGATCATCTTCACGAACGGCAGCCGGGTGAAGGCCTTTTCGAGGGCGCGCACCAGTCTTTTTGTCAGCAGGTTTGAGGAAATAAATCCCACCAAAGTTATCGTTATAACAGTTGCCGCGAAACCGAGCCCCGGTGTCTTGAATTTAAAAATGCTGTCAATCTTCATGAAGACAACATAAATAACATAAAACGTTACTGCCAGCGGGACCAGCACTAAAAGCCCCTCAAGAAAATATCTCGTGATTTTTTTCATATGCGCCCTCCCGGTTCCTTATTCATTTATGTTTGCTTGAAAGTTTCTTCAATGAACCACAGAGTCACGGAGACACGGATATGATCTTCCTCTGTGCCTCTGTGCCTCTGTGTCTCCGTGGTTATTATATTATTTGTCATACTTTACCATAATCTTTTACAATCAATAAGTATGGCAACATTAATTTTAAAAGTGGAGCGTCCCGCATACGGAGGTTTCTTTATCGGCAGGCATGAGGGAAAGGTCGTCATGATAAAAGGCGCCGTCCTGCCGGGAGAAACTGTTGCGGCGGTCATAGAAAATGAAAAGAAGGATTACCTCACTGTGCGTGTCAAAAAAATTATCGGGCCGTCAGAATACAGGATCAAGCCTGCCTGTAAATATTTCGGGAATTGCGGCGGGTGTCATTTGCAGCATGCTCCATACGCCCGGCAGATAGAGTTGAAACAGGAGGTCCTCAGAGACTGTTTAAAGCGGCTGGCAAAGATCGAGAAGGAGCTGTCAGCGCCTATCATTGACGATGCCCCCTGGAATTACAGGCTGCGGGGACAATTTAAAGTATCTCGCGGGGACATCGGTTTCTACAGGGAGAATACAAGAGATGTCGTCGACATAGACAGTTGTCCTTTAATGGATGAAAAGATAAACGGGTTACTCAAAAAAATAAGGCCCGTCCTGAAAGATCTCGACATCAAAGAAATACATATCACCGTTAACGATTTCGCCGTTGCGTTAATAAAACTTCCTGCCCAGATCAAATCTCAACAGGACATAAATAAACTGGCAGGACTTTTCTTAAGCATGGGTTTTCCGGGATTGCTTATAGAGACAGGAGATAATAAAGTGTCCCGGTCCGGCAAGACCTTCATAACCCTGGACCTTGAAGGGCTTAAATACACAATATCTCCTGAGGCATTTTTTCAGAGCCACTGGGGCCTGAACCTGAAGGTCGTTAAATTCATAAAAGACACCCTTCAGCCGTTAAAAGGCAAAAGTATACTGGACCTTTATGCGGGAGCTGGTAATTTCTCAATGCCGCTTGCAGGGGATGCCGGGGTTATTGCAGTCGAGGGGAATCCGCACGCGATAGAGGACGGCAGGAGAAACCAGGAAATCAACAACATAAAGAATTACCGGTTTGTCAATTCCACTGCCGAAGATTTTTATGCGGAGGGGCATTTTGATATCGTGGTCCTTGACCCGCCGAGGACCGGGATTACAAATATTGTCGCTGAAAAAATCCTTTCATTAATGCCTGACAGGATCGTCTACATCTCCTGCAATCCGGCGACCTTTGCGCGGGACCTGAAAAAATTGCAGAATAAATATGATATAGAATTGATCAGGATGATTGACTTTTTTCCGCAGACATTCCATATTGAATCTATTTCATTTCTCAGGTTAAGGTAGAGGCGTAACAATGAAGACAAAGATTTTAGTCATTGAAGACGAAAGAGACATCTCCGAACTTGTTGCGTACAGTCTCGGCAAGGAAGGTTTTGCCGTGTCCGCTTCCGCAAATGGCGAAGATGCCCTGAAAACTGTCCGCAAAGAGAAGTTCGGACTGATCATCCTCGATCTTATGCTGCCCGGCATCCAGGGGATGGAACTCTGCAAAATCCTGAAATCTTCCGTGGAGACGTCTTCGGTCCCGATCATCATGCTGACCGCAAAGAGCGAAGAGCTTGATAAGGTGCTCGGCCTTGAGATGGGTGCGGATGATTACATCACGAAGCCTTTCAGCCCCAGGGAATTAGTTGCCCGCGTCAAGGCGGTACTGAGACGGAGTCATGAAAAAACAGCGGCAGATAAAATAATAAAGGCCGGCGACCTTGAGATCAACACGGACACCTATCAGGTGTCCAGGAGAGGGGACCCGGTCAAACTAAGCGCAACGGAATTTAAACTCCTGCTCTACCTTGTCAAAAGGAAGGGAAAGGTTTTTGACAGGGACATGCTCCTGAACGCCGTATGGAAAGACGAGGCATATGTCGAGCCGAGGACCGTTGACGTCCACATCAGGCGCCTCAGGGAGCAGATAGAAGACGACCCCTCAAACCCGGTGTACATCAGGACGAGAAGGGGCATCGGCTATTACGTGGATGGAGATATATGAAAAGACATATCTTTAGAAGGATATTTTTGCTGTACGCCCTTGTCCTGCTGTTTTCGGTAATCTTTGCTGAACTCTATGTCACAAAGGTTGTGCGCTCCGGTTATATCAATGATCTGAAAGACAGCCTTTTAATTCAGGCAGGGCTTATATCTGAAAATATTTCTTTTGCCACTGAGACCTCACTTGATGATTTTTGCAGGCGGATGAAGGAAAAGACAGGCGCGCGTGTTACTGTCATTGATATCAGCGGAAAAGTCCTCGGTGATTCCGACAATGATTCATCAAAGATGGATAACCATGCCGGCAGGCTGGAAATCCGGCAGGCATTTGCTTCAGACACCGGATGGTCCGTAAGGCACAGCGATACGCTGGAGCATGATTTCCTCTACACCGCAAGAAAGATTATTAAAGAAGGACAGCCTGCGGGTTTTGTCAGGCTCGCCATTCCGCTGAAAGACGTCTATGAATCAGTTAATGCGCTCAGGCTGAAGATCATTTTTGTAGTCATCACGGTATTTTTGCTGTCAGGCATCGCCCTGGCCTGGCAGACATCAAAGATAAGGAGGCTCGTGAACCAGACAACCGAATATGCAGGCGCGATAGCTCACGGTTTCTACAAAAAAAGACTTCACATCGAAGGCGCGGGAGAGTTTACCGAGCTGGCCCACAGCCTCAGTGACATGGCGTCGAAGCTGGAAACAAGCGTCACCCAAAGGGACGAGAAGGCAAACCGCCTGAATGTAATTATTAAAAGCATCCCCGAGGCCCTTTTGCTGATCAATACACGCGGCGTTATCGAGCTCTCAAACAATGCCGCAAGAGAACTTTTCGGGGGACAGAAGCTCGACGGCAAGCCTTTTATCGAGATTGTGAGGAACCCCGGTTTCCTGTCTCTCGTTGATCATGTAAAGCAAAACCGTATTACCGGCTCCTCCGAGCTTATAATTGATTTTCCCGAAGAAAGATATCTGTCCGTCCTCGTGTCGCCGATATCATATACGGTGGGAGAGATAGCGGGTGTCGCGGCCATCTTTCATGACCTGACACGCATAAAGAGGCTTGAGCAGATGAGAAAGGATTTTGTGGCAAACGTCTCGCATGAAATTAAGACCCCGGTAACCGCGATCAAGGGCTTCTCTGAGACGCTTTTGGACGGGGCGCTTTATGACAGGGAAAATGCCGAAAAATTTATCCAGACCATTAAGGCCCAAAGCGAAAGGCTCAACAGGCTCGTGGATGACCTGCTGACCCTTTCAAGAGTGGAACTCGGGGTCATAAAGATGAACAAGACTGAAGTAAATATACCGGAGCTTGTTGATCATGTAATTGAGACTGTTGCAGTACAGGCCGCGGGGAAAAATATTTCCATCAGGAAATCAATCGGGACGGAAAGCAAGATCATCAGCGCGGACAGGGACCGGCTGGAACAGATACTCCTTAACCTTGCCGACAATGCGATAAAGTTTACAGAAAAGGGAGAGATAGAGATCGGCGTCACCCAGGAGGGCGGCAGGAATTATATTTTTGTAAAAGACAGCGGTATCGGCATCCCGAGAAAATATCTCTCAAGGATCGGCGAGCGCTTCTTCCGTGTAGACCCGTCGCGCTCGCGCGAACTCGGCGGCACAGGGCTCGGGCTTGCGATCGTAAAACATCTTGTAAAGGCACACGGCTGGGACATGAAGATAGTGAGTGAAGAAGGCCGGGGCACGACTGTGAAGATTTATGTATGAAGGCATTTATTGCATCCCTTATATTTGTTGTCCTGGCTGAGATGGGTGACAAGACCCAGCTTCTTGCCATGGCCTTTGCCTGCAAATTCAGGTGGCAGACGGTCATGTGGGGCGTGTTTGCGGCGACCGCGGTCAACCATCTTATGGCGGCAGCCGCGGGAAACTACCTTGCGGCTATTGTCCCGATTGAATATATAAAGATCGCGGCCTCAGCGTCTTTCATAATCTTCGGCCTGTGGACCATCAGGGGAGACACTCTGCATGACGAGGACAAGCGCTTCAACTTCAGCCCTTTCTGGACAGTGTCAATCGCCTTTTTTATTGCTGAGATGGGCGATAAGACACAGCTTGCGACTATAGCGCTTGCTATCAAATATAACAATATTTTTAACGTATGGATGGGTACAACAACCGGAATGCTCATCGCGGACGCGATCGGCATAGTCATCGGCATAGTTATGGGCAAGCATATACCCGAAAGGTTTATAAAATGGTTTGCTGCGCTTATCTTTATGGCCTTTGGCGTCTACGGCCTGTATGAAAATCTTCCAAGGGAAATCTGGAGCCTGCCGGTAATTGCGGGAAGTCTCTGCGTTCTCGCTGTATCAATATATCTGATAGCGCGGTCAAATGTGAAAAAGGGCTCTCCCTTCCCTGTCTGTGAAAATAGAAAATAATTGCCCAAAGAACAGTGGATGGGCCTCTTATTTTTACCACTCTCATTTTATGTTCAGTCCGCCGTCCGAACTTCTTCAAAAATTAACATCCCCTTAATATTGCCGTAACATTTTCCTGATATGCTTGGATAGTGGAAAGGAGGAAAGCATGAACACACTTACGATGAACATAAATGAAGTCACTGAGGCATCGTGTCCATACGGCGACATAATTGCTGATGTCTGCAACGCCTCACTATCGTCAATGAAGCTGGGGCTGATAGCAGGTCTCAAATACTGCACCAGCGAAGATTATGACGGATGCCCCATATTCCTGGCCAAGATCATAAGGAAAAGGTGATTGAAATGTGCAAAAGATTTAAAGGGCGTGTTGAAGGGGAGGTGATAAAATTTCTTTAACTAAATTTTAATCCATTTGTAACATTATTGTAACAATCAAAGCATATACTAAATAGCATAAAAAGGAGATAATATGAAAACCATTTTGAAATTAACATTGATCGCGGCATTTGTTTTGTCATCCGCGTATGCGCATGCTGCGGAAACACTCAACGGCGCGGGCGCTACTTTCCCGTTTCCCGTGTATTCGGCATGGGCGTATGAGTACAACAAGATAACCGGCGTTCAGCTTAACTATCAGTCCATCGGCTCAGGCGGAGGGGTAAGGCAGGTTACGGAGCGCACAGTTGATTTCGGCGCGTCGGATGATCCCTCCAGGCCCGAACAGGTCCAGAAGGACGGGTTATTGCAGTTTCCCGCGGTCATCGGCGGCGTTGTGCCGGTAGTAAACCTCGAAAGCGTACAGCCGGGGCAACTGAAGCTCGATCCTGAATCGCTGTGCGGGATATTCCTCGGTGATATCAAATACTGGGATGACGCCAAAGTGAAGAAAATGAATCCTGACGTAAAACTCCCGCATAATGAAATTACGGTTGTCTACCGCTCTGACGGCTCAGGCACAACTGCCATATATACAAATTATCTCAGTGAGACCTGTCCCGCATGGAAAGAAAAGGCCGGCGCAGGCAAGGCCGTGAAATTCCCCGCGGGCATCGGCGGAAAGGGAAATGAAGGAGTCGCCAATTACGTAAAGAGAACAGCCAACTCCATCGGATATGTCGAGTTCGCGTATGCGAAACAGAACAAGCTCAACTTTACACAGCTTAAAAACTCTGCCGGGAATTTTGTCGCGCCCGGCTTTGAGAGCTTTGAGGACGCTGCCGCGTCAGGAGATTTTGACGCGAAGAAGGATTTTTGTCTCTGGCTTACGAACGCGCCGGGCAAAGGCGCATGGCCGATCGCAGGGGCGACCTTCATTCTCCTTGCAAAGGAAAAGACGGATGTAAACAGGAATGTTGTGAAATTTTTTGACTGGGCTTTTAAAAACGGAGATGCAAAGGCGAAAGAGCTCGTGTATGTTCCCCTGCCTGCATCCCTAAAGGACAAGATCAGGGCCTACTGGAAGGCAAAAGGGATTTATTAACAAAGAGCAATCAGCAATCGGCGGTCAGCTTTCAGCAAAAACTGATTGCTGACCGCTGAAAGCTGATCGCTGATTGCTGAACCTAAGGATTGCTATGCCGTTACAATACAAAAAAAATCCCGTTGACTTTATCTTCTCTGCAACTACCGCAGCCGCATCCTTTTCGGTGATCATTTTCATAATCGGGATATTGTACGTGCTTGTCACCGAATCCTCTTTGGCTATAGGAAAATTCGGCATCGTAAATTTCCTTACCTCAACAGACTGGGACCCTGTCAAAGAATCCTTCGGCGCATTGACAAATATTTACGGGACTGTTATCACGACGTTTCTTTCCCTGCTGATCGCAATACCTGTCGCCCTCGGCATCGCGATATTTGTCACGGAAATAGCGCCCAATTTTCTTAAAGGGCCCATTGGCGCGGCCATCGAGCTTCTGGCTGCCATACCGAGCATCATCTACGGCATGTGGGGACTCTTCACCCTCTCGCCGATCATGAGCAAATATGTTGAACCTTTCCTGAAAGAAATTACTGCCGGGGTGCCGTTCGTCAATGTCCTTTTTCAGGGCACTCCGATGGGGATTGATATTTTAACAGCAAGCGTCATCCTGAGCATCATGATAGTCCCTTTCACCGCCAGCATCTCCAGGGACTCTTTTAATCTCACTCCCGCGATAGTGAAAGAATCCGCTTACGCCATCGGCGCGACAAAGTGGGAAGTCATAAAGAATGTCGTCATCCCGTATTCAAAGCTCGGAGTATTCGGCGGAATTGTCCTTTCCCTCGGAAGGGCCATCGGGGAGACCATGGCCGTGGCCTTTGTCCTCGGCAACAACCACAAGATCGCTACATCGCTCCTCGACGCTGCGGCAACCATTACCGTTACGCTCGCCAATGAGTTTGCCGAGGCTGACAAGGACATTTACCTCTCGTCTCTTTTTTACCTTGCGCTTGTGCTCTTTGTAATGAGCTTTATCACCCTTGCAATAGCAAAATTTTTTCTCATTAAGGCGGAGAAGAAATACTCACGATGACAAGAGAGAAGAAAAGAAAGATAGAAGGATTTATCGCAATGGCACTAAGCACTCTTGCCGCGCTCATGGGGCTGTTCTGGCTGGTCTTCATTTTAGGTGATGTGCTTGTGCATGGAATAAAGGCATTGGACCTGAGTTTGTTTTCCAATGATCCTGCCCCGGCAGGCGTTGAAGGAGGCGGACTGAGGAACGCCTTTGTCGGGCAGTTAATGATAACCATATGCGCAACATTGATAGGTGTTCCCGTAGGCGTTCTCGGCGGGACATTCCTTGCGGAGTATGCGCGGGGCAGAAAGCTGTCAAGGGTGATCAGCATACTCTCCGACATTATGGTAAGTGTTCCGTCTATTGTGATCGGGACATTTATTTATGCCGTTTTCGTAAAACCGCTCGGCCATTTCAGCGGGTGGGCAGGCGCAATCGCGCTGGCGATCATAATGGTCCCCGTTGTGCTGAGAACAACCGAGGACATGCTCACCCTCGTGCCGTGGACCCTGAGAGAAGCGGCCTTCGCCCTCGGAGCGCCGTATTATAAAGTGATCATCCAGGTCGTCTACAGGGGGGCGTCCGCGGGCATACTTACCGGGATACTCCTTTCGATTGCCCGTGTCGCGGGTGAGACAGCACCGCTTCTGTTTACGTCATTTAATAATTCGTTTTTCTCTGTTGATATGAACAGGCCCGTCGCTTCGCTCACGGTGACGATCTTCCAGTACGCGATGGGGCCTTATGACAGTTGGCATACACAGGCATGGGCCGCGTCTCTGGTGATAACAATATCTATCCTGACGCTGACGGTCATCGGCAGGCTATTGATCAAAGGGAGGCACTTCAAGGGATGAATGAACTTACAGAGTTTGAAGTAAAAGGACTCAATTTCTATTATTCGGGAAACGTTCACGCCCTGAAAGATATCGGCCTGCCGGTTTATAAAAATCAAGTCACCGCGCTCATCGGGCCGTCCGGCTGCGGGAAGACCACGCTCCTCAGATGCTTTAACCGAATGCATGACCTGTATCCGGGGAATAAATACGCAGGGGAGATCCTGTTTAAGGGCAATAATATTTTATCGGAAGATGTTGACCTGATCGATCTCAGGAGCCGCATCGGGATGGTGTTTCAGAAACCCACCCCTTTTCCCATGAGCATTTTCGACAATATCGCTTACGGGCTGAGGCTGAAAGGCATAAAGAAAATATCAGACCTTTCGGAAAGGGTGGAGCGGGCGCTTAATCACGCGGCGCTCTGGGATGAAGTTAAAGACAAGCTCCATGCAAACGCTTATGAACTGTCCGGCGGGCAGCAGCAGAGACTTGTTATTGCGCGCGCGCTCGCAGTGGAACCGGAGGTCCTGCTCTTTGATGAGCCGACATCCGCCCTCGACCCGATATCCACGGCAAAGATTGAAGACCTTATCTCAAATCTGGAGAAAGAGGTCACGATCATTATTGTCACACACAACATGCAGCAGGCCGCGAGGATCTCCGACTGGACGGGCTTTATGATGTTAGGTGATTTGATAGAATTTGATCGAACTGATAGAATTTTTACTAACCCTTCACAAAAACTCACTGAAGAATATATAACCGGGAGGTTCGGATAATGACTGTAAGAAGCGAGGAACTGATTCACCTCAAGGAGATGCTGCTGAAGATGGCGGCGCTTGTCGAATCCGCAATACAAAACTCCGTGCAATCACTTGTTGAGAGGGATTCGGACCTGGCCGGCCGTGTCATAGAAGGCGATAAGGCCATAAATACATTTGATGTCAAGATAGACGAAGAATGCGTAAGGCTGCTTGCCCTGAAACAGCCTATGGGCAAGGACCTGCGGTTCATCACGACCGCAATGAAGATCACTTCTGATCTCGAAAGGATCGGAGACAACGCGGTAAATATCGCCGAGAGGGCGCTTGAATTAAACGAAGAGCCCCTCCTGAAACCCTATATAGATATCCCCAGGATGAGCAGGATAGCGCAGGGCATGGTGCGTGATACGATCAATGCCTTTATCAATGAGGAGCTGCGCCTCGCAAGGGACGTGATCATCCGGGATGATGAAGTCGACGACCTCAACGAGATGGTCTGGAAGGAGCTGATGTTCATCATGACCCAGGACCCTTATACGGTGTCCAGGGCGGTGAAAATAAGTTATGTCTCAAAATATCTGGAGAGGATCGCCGACCACGCGACCAACATCGCGGAGATGGTCATCTACCTGGTTGAGGGGAAAATCATCCGGCATATGCTGCCGGGCCAGATTTAGCCGGCTTCATCATTCGCATGTTTTTTTATCCTGCCGGAACAGTTTCCTTTTTTCCGTATCTCATGTCAGGTTCAGGCTCTGCTCCGAGGGCGTCGAGCACG
It encodes the following:
- the phoU gene encoding phosphate signaling complex protein PhoU, with protein sequence MTVRSEELIHLKEMLLKMAALVESAIQNSVQSLVERDSDLAGRVIEGDKAINTFDVKIDEECVRLLALKQPMGKDLRFITTAMKITSDLERIGDNAVNIAERALELNEEPLLKPYIDIPRMSRIAQGMVRDTINAFINEELRLARDVIIRDDEVDDLNEMVWKELMFIMTQDPYTVSRAVKISYVSKYLERIADHATNIAEMVIYLVEGKIIRHMLPGQI